ACCGCTTGATGAAGCAAACTTTGACCCTCCCTGGGAAGATGATGTGAAAAAACCAAAAGTTAAGGTTGTTAAACCGTTACTATGGACACCACCTGCATATGGCAGTCACAGTGCACGTGCTACAACACCAACATCAAATTCACGACGCCGTCCCATGACACCGTCGCAGatttacagtaacagatacCGACTGAAGAAACATACACCGACATATGTGGATGAGACTCTATTTGGACCTAAATTACAAGAGGCAAATTTTGACCCACCTTGGGCAAAGAAAGAGAAACATCGTAAACCACAGTTATGGAGTCCACCTGTGTGTGGTAGTCGTATTGAGTTATCCAGTCGGCCTAATTCAGCCATGTCAGTTACAAGTCTAAGAGTACCAAGCAGACCATCATCAGCACGGAGCACTAGGTCAACATCTACAACATCAAAACCACCATGGCGATAAAATCTCCATCAACaacaccatggcaacagttCACATGAACAACATCAAAACCACCATGGCGATAAAATCTCCATCAACaacaccatggcaacagttCACATGAACAACATCAAAACCACCATGGCGATAAAATCTACATcaacatcaccatcaccatggaaacagtcCACATTAACCACATCAAAACCACCATGGTGATAAAATCCACATCAACATCACCATGGCATCAGTCTACATTAACCACATCAAAACCACCATGGCAATAAATTATTgcatcatcatcaaaatcaccatggcaacagtccACATGAACGACATTGAAATCACCAATGAGATTAGCTGATAGAATTGATGACAACCACATCCAAATCAGCACGTATGTATACTTGTCTTCAATGTCTACTTTCAGTTTTATGACAGGTACATACACAAGGACATCAGAATGTTGGTGGGTAAGTGTTTTTTCTGAAGTCTCAGAATTTTGGTAACTGGGAGAGGAAAATTCAATCAAATTTATACAGTTTTAATAGCTTCAAAGTAGGACAGGTGACTGTGAATTGTTGTCAAAATATTACTACAACAAAAACGAGTGAATTTTGACTATTTGTATTTGAGAATACAGAATATAAATCAATCATGATAATAAGGTAAACCTAGAAATTTTTGCTGACaacttatttttgcttatttccctagaaaacaaaaacagaaaagtaAATAGTGATTAAAATGTTTCTTTGTACCTAAAATAGTGCACTAGGCTTAGTAAtttgcaggggtgaacaaatccactgctcctgggtccgggactagcgaaTTTTTGGGGCGgatcacacaaattttaccttgtctggtctgtcggaccagtaccttactgttaataactatgttaaaaagttgtctgaatatacagattcataggcaagatttaatgtttcacattagcgggacctgggaccactaattctttcagtaggaccactggattttttaagacactggtccggggaccaccagttcacaaaatgattt
This Glandiceps talaboti chromosome 13, keGlaTala1.1, whole genome shotgun sequence DNA region includes the following protein-coding sequences:
- the LOC144444489 gene encoding RBPJ-interacting and tubulin-associated protein 1-like, with the translated sequence MTTSYTVNGVGNLSITGTRPMSATGSKRDPYHKVSKNSFVDESLFGKPLDEANFDPPWEDDVKKPKVKVVKPLLWTPPAYGSHSARATTPTSNSRRRPMTPSQIYSNRYRLKKHTPTYVDETLFGPKLQEANFDPPWAKKEKHRKPQLWSPPVCGSRIELSSRPNSAMSVTSLRVPSRPSSARSTRSTSTTSKPPWR